Proteins encoded in a region of the Veillonella parvula genome:
- a CDS encoding [FeFe] hydrogenase, group A, whose translation MSKYQFLDRRVPIEDGNIALVQDLTKCKNCSLCRKACAVDMGVFDYYDLTTNGDHPICIHCGQCASICPFDSINERSEIDEVKAAIADPNKIVIFQTAPAVRVGLGEEFGLEAGTFVEGKMVAALRKLGGDYILDTNFGADMTIMEEASELLERVINSDAVLPQFTSCCPAWVKFAETFYPEFLPNLSTAKSPIAMQATTQKTYFAEKMGLDAKQIVAVAVTPCTAKKFEIRRDEMNSSAEYWDTPEMRDTDYCITTRELAKWLRAEEINFDDLEDSVFDPLMGEASGGGIIFGNTGGVMEAAMRAAYKMATGEDAPQTLIPFEAIRGMDGAREADVVIGDKTLHVAAVHGTGNLRKFIEHMRAENIHYDFIEVMACRGGCIGGGGQPRVKLPMADKAREARIASLYTRDAEVTVKAACDNPDIQKLYAEFFDGKPMSHKAHHMLHTTFVNRSEDLGPNGACTPATCPTSVPNLKKAAEAAKAAAEANS comes from the coding sequence ATGAGTAAGTACCAATTTTTAGACCGTCGCGTGCCAATTGAAGACGGAAATATTGCATTAGTACAAGATTTAACTAAATGTAAAAACTGCTCCTTATGTCGTAAAGCTTGTGCTGTAGACATGGGTGTATTTGATTATTATGATTTAACAACAAATGGGGATCATCCAATTTGTATTCATTGTGGTCAATGTGCGTCTATTTGCCCATTTGATTCCATTAATGAGCGCTCTGAAATTGATGAAGTAAAAGCAGCTATTGCTGACCCTAATAAAATCGTCATTTTCCAAACTGCGCCTGCCGTACGTGTTGGTTTAGGCGAGGAATTTGGCCTTGAGGCTGGTACGTTTGTAGAAGGTAAAATGGTGGCTGCTCTTCGTAAATTGGGTGGCGACTATATTCTTGATACAAACTTTGGTGCGGACATGACTATCATGGAAGAAGCATCTGAGTTATTAGAACGCGTTATTAATAGTGATGCAGTATTGCCTCAATTCACATCTTGTTGTCCTGCTTGGGTTAAGTTTGCGGAAACATTCTATCCAGAATTCTTGCCAAACCTATCTACGGCTAAGAGCCCAATTGCTATGCAAGCGACTACACAAAAAACATATTTTGCTGAAAAAATGGGCCTTGATGCAAAACAAATTGTTGCCGTTGCAGTAACACCATGTACAGCTAAGAAGTTTGAGATTCGTCGCGATGAAATGAATTCCTCTGCGGAATACTGGGATACACCAGAAATGCGCGATACAGACTACTGTATTACTACACGGGAACTTGCAAAATGGTTGCGCGCAGAAGAAATCAACTTTGATGATCTTGAAGATTCTGTTTTTGACCCATTGATGGGTGAAGCTTCTGGTGGTGGTATCATTTTCGGTAACACTGGTGGCGTTATGGAAGCGGCTATGCGTGCGGCTTACAAGATGGCGACAGGTGAAGATGCACCTCAAACATTGATTCCATTTGAAGCTATTCGTGGCATGGATGGTGCTCGCGAAGCAGACGTAGTGATTGGGGATAAAACATTACACGTAGCGGCAGTTCATGGTACAGGTAATTTGCGTAAGTTCATAGAACACATGCGTGCAGAAAATATCCATTATGACTTTATCGAAGTAATGGCTTGTCGTGGTGGCTGTATCGGTGGTGGTGGTCAACCACGCGTTAAATTACCGATGGCTGACAAAGCTCGTGAAGCTCGTATTGCATCCTTGTATACTCGCGATGCAGAAGTAACTGTAAAAGCTGCTTGTGATAATCCAGATATCCAAAAATTGTATGCTGAGTTTTTTGATGGCAAACCTATGAGCCACAAAGCACATCATATGTTACATACTACCTTTGTAAATCGTTCTGAAGATTTAGGCCCTAATGGCGCTTGTACGCCTGCTACATGCCCTACATCCGTACCTAATTTAAAAAAGGCGGCAGAGGCGGCTAAAGCGGCGGCGGAAGCTAATAGCTAA